The following are encoded together in the Pseudomonas maumuensis genome:
- the prmC gene encoding peptide chain release factor N(5)-glutamine methyltransferase, giving the protein MTIIASLLRNAQLPDSPTERLDAELLLAAALGKSRSYLHTWPERIVSSEAVAAFASYLERRRAGEPVAYILGQQGFWKLDLEVAPHTLIPRPDTELLVETALELVSPKPARVLDLGTGTGAIALALASECPGWQVTAVDRIDEAVALAERNRQRLGLGNVQVRASHWFDALAGERFDLILSNPPYIRAADPHLVAGDVRFEPSSALVAGEDGLDDLRVIVAQAPGHLVPGGWLLLEHGYDQAPAVRELLAASGFIEVASRTDLGGHQRISLGHLPC; this is encoded by the coding sequence ATGACCATCATCGCCAGCTTGTTGCGCAATGCACAGTTGCCCGACTCGCCGACCGAACGGTTGGACGCCGAGTTGCTCCTGGCCGCGGCCCTGGGCAAGTCGCGCAGCTACCTGCACACCTGGCCCGAGCGCATCGTCAGCAGCGAGGCGGTAGCCGCCTTCGCCAGCTACCTCGAGCGCCGGCGCGCCGGTGAACCGGTGGCCTATATCCTCGGCCAGCAGGGGTTCTGGAAGCTGGACCTGGAAGTGGCGCCGCACACGCTGATCCCGCGCCCGGACACCGAGCTGCTGGTGGAGACCGCCCTGGAGCTGGTTTCGCCCAAGCCCGCCCGGGTGCTCGACCTGGGCACCGGCACCGGGGCCATCGCCCTGGCCCTGGCCAGCGAGTGTCCCGGTTGGCAGGTGACGGCGGTGGACCGTATCGACGAGGCCGTGGCCCTGGCCGAGCGCAACCGCCAGCGCCTGGGCCTGGGCAATGTCCAGGTGCGTGCCAGCCACTGGTTCGACGCCCTCGCCGGTGAACGTTTCGACTTGATCCTCAGCAACCCGCCCTACATCCGCGCCGCAGATCCGCATCTGGTGGCCGGTGACGTGCGTTTCGAACCCAGCAGCGCACTGGTGGCCGGTGAAGACGGGCTGGACGATCTGCGCGTGATCGTCGCCCAGGCGCCAGGGCATCTGGTGCCCGGCGGCTGGCTGCTGCTCGAACATGGCTACGACCAGGCCCCGGCGGTACGCGAACTGCTGGCGGCCAGCGGCTTCATCGAGGTCGCCAGTCGTACCGATTTGGGCGGCCACCAGCGTATCAGCCTGGGGCACCTGCCATGCTGA
- a CDS encoding molybdopterin-synthase adenylyltransferase MoeB produces MLSDLELLRYSRQILLSQVDIDGQLRLKHGKALVIGLGGLGSPVALYLAAAGVGQLHLADFDTVDLTNLQRQVIHDSDSVGMSKVDSAIKRLQAINPEITLVAHRRALDEDSLAAAVAAVDVVLDCSDNFGTREAVNAACVLAGKPLVSGAAIRLEGQLSVFDTRRDTSPCYHCLYGHGSEAELTCSEAGVIGPLVGLVGSLQALEALKLLAGFGEPLVGRLLLIDALSTRMRELRVKRDPACAVCATRHG; encoded by the coding sequence ATGCTGAGCGACCTGGAACTGTTGCGTTACAGCCGGCAGATCCTGCTGTCGCAGGTGGACATCGACGGCCAGTTGCGCTTGAAGCACGGCAAGGCGCTGGTGATCGGCCTTGGCGGTTTGGGCTCGCCGGTGGCGCTGTACCTGGCCGCTGCCGGTGTCGGCCAATTGCACCTGGCCGATTTCGACACCGTCGACCTCACTAACCTGCAACGCCAGGTCATTCACGACAGCGACAGCGTCGGCATGAGCAAGGTGGATTCGGCGATCAAGCGCTTGCAGGCGATCAACCCGGAAATCACCCTGGTCGCCCATCGCCGGGCGCTGGACGAGGATTCGCTGGCCGCCGCCGTGGCGGCGGTGGACGTGGTGCTGGACTGTTCCGATAACTTCGGCACTCGGGAAGCGGTCAATGCCGCCTGTGTCTTGGCCGGCAAGCCGTTGGTCAGCGGTGCGGCGATCCGGCTCGAGGGCCAGTTGTCGGTGTTCGACACACGGCGTGACACCAGCCCCTGTTACCACTGCCTGTATGGCCATGGCAGCGAAGCCGAACTGACTTGCAGCGAGGCCGGGGTGATCGGTCCGTTGGTGGGGCTGGTCGGTAGCCTGCAAGCACTGGAGGCCCTGAAGCTGCTGGCAGGTTTTGGCGAGCCACTGGTGGGTCGCCTGTTGCTGATCGACGCCTTGAGTACTCGCATGCGCGAGCTGCGGGTCAAGCGCGACCCTGCCTGCGCCGTATGCGCCACGCGCCATGGCTGA
- the murI gene encoding glutamate racemase, producing MAERTAPVGVMDSGVGGLSVLAEIQRLLPNESLLYVADSGHVPYGEKSPDYIRQRLRHIAGFFHEQGAKAMVLACNTATVAAVADLRELYPDWPLVGMEPAVKPAAAATRSGVVGVLATTGTLQSAKFAALLDRFANDVRVITQPCPGLVERIEAGDLASEQLRQLLSGYVKPLLAAGCDTLILGCTHYPFLRPMLAEMVPAQVAIIDTGAAVARQLQRLLGAHELLSEGPPRATAFWSSGEPGNLQKVLPLLWKRPACVQRFLP from the coding sequence ATGGCTGAGCGCACGGCGCCGGTGGGCGTGATGGACTCCGGCGTCGGCGGCTTGTCGGTGCTGGCCGAAATCCAGCGCCTGCTGCCCAACGAGTCCTTGTTGTACGTGGCCGACAGCGGCCATGTGCCGTATGGCGAGAAATCGCCGGACTACATTCGCCAGCGCCTGCGGCATATCGCCGGGTTTTTCCACGAACAGGGCGCCAAGGCCATGGTGCTGGCGTGCAACACCGCCACCGTGGCCGCGGTGGCCGACCTGCGCGAGCTGTACCCGGACTGGCCGCTGGTGGGCATGGAGCCGGCGGTCAAGCCAGCAGCGGCGGCGACCCGCTCCGGCGTGGTTGGCGTGCTGGCGACCACCGGCACCCTGCAGAGCGCCAAGTTCGCCGCGTTGCTCGATCGCTTCGCCAATGACGTGCGGGTGATCACCCAGCCTTGCCCTGGCTTGGTCGAGCGCATCGAGGCGGGGGATCTTGCCAGCGAGCAATTGCGCCAGTTGCTGTCGGGCTATGTGAAGCCTTTGCTGGCAGCCGGTTGCGACACCTTGATCCTGGGCTGTACGCACTATCCGTTCCTGCGGCCGATGCTGGCCGAGATGGTGCCGGCGCAAGTGGCGATCATCGACACGGGCGCTGCCGTGGCGCGCCAACTGCAGCGTTTGCTGGGGGCGCATGAGCTGCTCAGCGAAGGGCCGCCGCGGGCGACGGCATTCTGGAGTAGCGGCGAGCCAGGCAACCTGCAGAAAGTCCTGCCGTTGTTGTGGAAGCGCCCCGCTTGCGTGCAGCGCTTCCTGCCTTGA
- a CDS encoding SDR family oxidoreductase, whose translation MTRRFWITGASHGIGLALVEQLLAQGHTVAASGRDSQELDTLGARHGTRLLRLFGPLQDASQRLQAQLDGLDGLIINAGTCDYLGDDVTAADLFEQIVSSNQQATYQCLSAALPLLAKGAKPQVMAILSRYSALQLFEPNQPLSGGNSLPTWLSEQRNALHTLGIDLTVVGPQSLKAPATSVQAVPEPWTAQSAAQELLARLDQRQPELVLEVIDPGELWPLPKRS comes from the coding sequence ATGACACGTCGTTTCTGGATTACAGGAGCCAGCCATGGAATTGGCCTGGCCTTGGTGGAACAGTTGCTCGCACAGGGGCACACGGTGGCCGCCAGTGGCAGGGATAGCCAGGAACTCGATACCTTGGGGGCACGTCACGGCACACGCTTGCTGCGACTTTTCGGCCCCTTGCAGGACGCCAGCCAGCGGCTTCAGGCGCAATTGGATGGGCTCGACGGCCTGATCATCAATGCCGGGACCTGCGATTACCTGGGCGACGATGTGACGGCTGCAGATCTGTTCGAGCAGATCGTCAGCAGCAACCAACAAGCCACGTACCAGTGCCTGAGCGCCGCGCTACCGTTGTTGGCCAAGGGCGCGAAACCGCAGGTCATGGCCATCCTCAGCCGCTATTCGGCATTGCAGCTGTTCGAGCCGAATCAACCGCTCAGTGGCGGCAATAGCCTGCCAACATGGCTGAGCGAGCAACGCAACGCTCTGCACACGCTGGGCATCGATCTGACCGTGGTGGGGCCTCAATCGCTGAAGGCCCCGGCAACCTCGGTGCAAGCCGTTCCGGAGCCCTGGACGGCGCAAAGCGCCGCGCAAGAGTTGCTGGCACGCCTGGATCAGCGCCAACCCGAGCTGGTGCTGGAGGTTATCGATCCAGGCGAGCTGTGGCCGTTACCGAAGCGCAGTTGA
- the phrB gene encoding deoxyribodipyrimidine photo-lyase, with the protein MQLIWLRSDLRVNDNTALTAACQRGPTLALWVASPGQWLAHDDAPCKVDFWLRNLRTLRQSLEALNVPLLIRQTDSWDQVPRCVLDVCRQHAIEAVHWNDEYGLNETRRDEATRDLLQQVGIDAIAHLDQLLFRPGSVLTRGGQYFQVFSQFKRVCLEHLHRSLPPLARPVQRQHALGIDSDAIPEHIEGFDTPSDALRQLWPAGEDEARQRLQRFVAETVEDYAHLRDLPAKAGTSQLSPYLAAGVISPRQCLHAALASNQGEFDSGGVGVQTWINELLWREFYKHTLVGYPRVSRHRAFRLQTEALPWRDAPDDLQAWKEGRTGFPLIDAAMRQLLHTGWMHNRLRMIVAMFLSKNLLIDWRLGERHFMRHLIDGDLAANNGGWQWSASTGTDAVPYFRIFNPVTQSQRFDPKGAFIRRWLPELEEKDDKSIHYPVKSADLFATNHYANPIVDLDSSRQRALEAFKSLSSWQDQGHRA; encoded by the coding sequence ATGCAACTGATCTGGCTACGCAGTGACCTGCGTGTCAACGACAACACCGCTCTAACGGCCGCCTGCCAGCGCGGCCCGACCTTGGCCCTCTGGGTCGCCAGCCCCGGCCAGTGGCTGGCCCATGATGACGCGCCCTGCAAGGTCGACTTCTGGCTGCGCAACCTGCGAACGCTGCGCCAGTCGCTGGAGGCGCTGAACGTGCCCCTGCTGATACGCCAGACCGACAGCTGGGATCAAGTTCCTCGATGCGTGCTCGATGTCTGCCGCCAACACGCTATCGAAGCCGTGCATTGGAACGATGAATACGGCCTCAACGAGACCCGGCGTGACGAGGCGACCCGCGATTTGTTGCAACAGGTCGGCATCGACGCAATCGCTCACCTCGACCAGTTGCTGTTCCGGCCCGGCAGCGTACTGACCCGCGGCGGCCAGTATTTTCAGGTCTTCAGCCAGTTCAAACGGGTCTGCCTGGAACATCTGCATCGCAGCCTGCCGCCCCTTGCTCGACCCGTACAGCGTCAACATGCCTTGGGGATCGACAGCGACGCCATTCCCGAGCATATCGAAGGCTTCGATACCCCGTCCGATGCCCTGCGCCAGCTCTGGCCCGCCGGTGAGGATGAAGCACGGCAACGGCTGCAGCGCTTCGTCGCCGAGACCGTCGAGGATTACGCGCACCTGCGCGACCTACCCGCCAAGGCTGGCACCAGCCAACTTTCTCCCTACCTGGCGGCGGGTGTGATCTCGCCACGCCAGTGCCTGCACGCGGCCCTGGCGAGCAACCAGGGTGAGTTCGACAGCGGTGGCGTCGGTGTGCAGACCTGGATCAACGAGCTGTTGTGGCGGGAGTTCTACAAGCACACGTTGGTCGGCTACCCCCGCGTCTCGCGTCATCGCGCCTTCCGCCTGCAGACAGAAGCACTGCCCTGGCGCGACGCGCCCGACGATCTGCAGGCCTGGAAGGAAGGGCGCACCGGCTTCCCCCTTATCGATGCCGCCATGCGTCAGTTGCTGCACACCGGCTGGATGCACAACCGCCTGCGCATGATCGTCGCCATGTTCCTCAGCAAGAACCTGCTGATCGACTGGCGGCTTGGCGAACGGCATTTCATGCGTCACCTGATAGACGGCGACCTGGCCGCCAACAACGGCGGCTGGCAGTGGAGCGCGTCGACCGGTACCGACGCGGTGCCCTATTTCCGGATCTTCAACCCCGTTACCCAGTCACAACGCTTCGACCCGAAAGGTGCGTTCATTCGGCGATGGCTGCCCGAACTGGAAGAAAAGGACGATAAATCGATTCATTACCCAGTGAAATCTGCCGATCTATTTGCTACAAATCATTACGCGAACCCGATAGTCGATCTCGATAGCAGCCGCCAACGCGCATTGGAAGCCTTCAAAAGCTTGTCCAGCTGGCAGGATCAGGGGCATAGAGCATGA
- a CDS encoding MerR family transcriptional regulator yields the protein MPSDQLLPIGEVARLTGVNPVTLRAWERRYGLIKPQRTPKGHRLYPQDQVQRVQAALRWLERGAAISQVCELLDNTTSAPTALQGEWGDRTEQLIASIAHLAQRPLDQLLNQVMALYPAVTVCERLFLPLLEALTLRWQTHFDARLEQVFFQTWLRSKLGARIYHDGHSLAGPCVLLARTDDTPFDPEFWLCAWLLSSHGYPLEILEWSVEPRQLRLAVERLRPQALLLHLGRRPDLVALARMLREINVRKLLGGGTVTLHESELRALSLPDLHLFDSPQAALRGLQQP from the coding sequence ATGCCATCTGACCAACTGTTACCCATCGGCGAAGTGGCCCGCCTGACCGGCGTCAACCCAGTCACCCTGCGCGCCTGGGAGCGTCGCTACGGCCTGATCAAGCCTCAGCGCACCCCCAAGGGCCATCGCCTCTACCCACAAGACCAGGTGCAGCGGGTCCAGGCCGCACTACGCTGGCTCGAGCGCGGCGCGGCAATCAGTCAAGTGTGCGAGCTGCTGGACAACACGACGAGCGCCCCAACAGCTCTGCAAGGCGAATGGGGCGATCGTACCGAACAACTGATCGCATCGATCGCCCACCTTGCCCAGCGTCCCCTGGACCAACTGTTGAACCAGGTGATGGCCCTCTACCCTGCCGTGACGGTCTGCGAACGCCTGTTCTTGCCCCTGCTCGAGGCGCTCACCCTACGCTGGCAAACCCATTTCGACGCCCGCCTGGAACAGGTGTTCTTCCAGACCTGGCTGCGCAGCAAGCTAGGGGCGAGGATCTATCACGATGGCCACTCGCTCGCCGGCCCCTGCGTACTGCTCGCCCGCACCGACGATACCCCCTTCGACCCGGAGTTCTGGCTCTGTGCCTGGCTGCTGAGCAGCCATGGCTACCCCTTGGAGATTCTCGAGTGGTCTGTCGAGCCTCGCCAGTTGCGCCTGGCCGTGGAGCGGCTGCGGCCACAAGCACTGCTGCTGCATCTCGGACGCCGCCCTGACCTCGTCGCGCTGGCCCGCATGCTGCGTGAAATCAACGTGAGGAAACTCCTGGGCGGCGGCACGGTCACTCTTCATGAGAGCGAACTACGCGCATTGTCGCTACCCGACCTGCACCTGTTCGACAGCCCGCAAGCCGCCTTGCGCGGCCTTCAGCAACCCTGA
- a CDS encoding DUF523 and DUF1722 domain-containing protein, with protein sequence MNAPLSSRKPRLAISACLTGLNVRYNAGHKASSLCLDLLDGHFDWVPLCPEVAIGLGTPREPIRLVGDPEHPAVTGTRNSSTDFAGPLRAYGEQMADQLDDICGYIFMQKSPSCGLERVKVYQEDGRPAHQGGRGAYAAAFCERRPDLPVEEEGRLHDPVLRENFIARVYAYADWQQLLQQGLSRGALIHFHARYKYLLMAHNPQGYRQLGRLLGSMRRDDDPAQLGPRYFSHLMQALRRCASRGTHGNVLQHLSGYLRNDLGQADKEELRQVIGQYQKGVVPLVVPLTLLKHHLRSYPDPYLLQQAYLQPHPEDLGLRNAI encoded by the coding sequence ATGAACGCTCCCCTTTCCAGCCGCAAGCCACGCCTGGCCATCAGTGCCTGCCTGACCGGCTTGAATGTGCGCTACAACGCAGGCCACAAAGCCTCAAGCCTGTGTCTGGACCTGCTCGATGGACATTTCGACTGGGTACCGTTATGCCCCGAGGTCGCTATCGGTCTGGGAACGCCGCGCGAGCCCATTCGCCTGGTCGGTGATCCCGAGCATCCGGCAGTCACCGGCACGCGCAACAGCAGCACCGACTTCGCCGGCCCGCTACGCGCCTACGGGGAGCAGATGGCCGACCAGCTCGACGACATCTGCGGCTACATTTTCATGCAGAAATCGCCGTCTTGCGGGCTTGAACGGGTGAAGGTCTACCAGGAGGATGGCCGTCCTGCCCACCAGGGGGGACGTGGTGCCTATGCCGCGGCATTCTGCGAGCGGCGTCCGGACCTGCCGGTCGAGGAGGAAGGTCGCCTGCACGATCCAGTGCTGCGGGAAAATTTCATCGCCCGGGTCTACGCCTACGCCGACTGGCAGCAACTGCTGCAGCAAGGGCTGAGCCGTGGCGCATTGATCCACTTCCACGCTCGCTACAAATATTTGCTGATGGCCCACAATCCGCAGGGCTATCGCCAGTTGGGCCGCCTGCTTGGCAGCATGCGCCGCGACGATGACCCGGCGCAGCTCGGCCCACGCTACTTCAGTCACCTGATGCAGGCATTGCGCCGCTGCGCCAGCCGCGGCACCCACGGCAATGTACTGCAGCACCTGAGCGGCTACCTGCGCAACGACTTGGGCCAGGCGGACAAGGAGGAGCTGCGACAGGTCATCGGCCAGTACCAGAAAGGCGTGGTGCCATTGGTCGTGCCCTTGACCCTGCTCAAGCATCACCTGCGCAGCTATCCCGATCCTTACCTGCTGCAACAAGCCTACCTGCAACCCCATCCGGAAGACCTCGGGCTGCGCAATGCCATCTGA
- a CDS encoding NAD(P)/FAD-dependent oxidoreductase — protein MTVPIAIIGAGIAGLSAAQALQKAGQTVHLFDKGHGSGGRMASKRSDAGALDLGAQYFTARDRRFVEQVQHWVASGWAEQWKPQLYNYRDGQLTPSPDEQTRWVGVPRMSAITRGLLKDVTVNFGCRIAEVFRGKQYWHLQDTEGCSHGPFSRVVIAVPAPQATPLLAAAPKLAAVAAGVQMEPTWAIALGFQTPLETPMQGCFVQDNPLDWLARNRSKPGRDEQLDTWVLHATSNWSKQHIDLPKEEVIEQLWGAFAELVGCVVPAPTFALAHRWLYARPAVNHEWGTLADADLGLYACGDWCLSGRVEGAWLSGQEAARRLLEHLE, from the coding sequence ATGACAGTACCCATCGCCATCATCGGAGCCGGTATCGCCGGCCTGTCCGCAGCCCAGGCCCTGCAGAAGGCCGGGCAGACCGTCCACCTGTTCGACAAGGGCCATGGCAGCGGTGGCCGCATGGCCAGCAAGCGCAGTGACGCCGGAGCCCTCGACCTGGGCGCGCAGTATTTCACTGCCCGTGACCGGCGGTTTGTCGAGCAGGTTCAGCACTGGGTCGCTTCAGGCTGGGCCGAACAATGGAAGCCGCAGCTGTACAACTACCGCGATGGCCAACTGACCCCTTCCCCCGACGAACAGACGCGCTGGGTCGGCGTGCCGCGCATGAGCGCCATCACTCGCGGCCTACTCAAGGATGTCACGGTGAACTTCGGCTGCCGCATCGCCGAGGTGTTCCGCGGCAAGCAGTACTGGCACCTGCAGGACACCGAAGGTTGCAGCCACGGGCCATTCAGCCGGGTAGTGATCGCCGTACCTGCGCCCCAGGCCACCCCCTTGTTGGCCGCCGCGCCCAAGCTCGCGGCGGTCGCCGCCGGCGTGCAAATGGAGCCGACCTGGGCCATCGCCCTGGGCTTCCAGACACCGCTGGAAACCCCGATGCAGGGCTGCTTCGTGCAGGACAACCCGCTCGACTGGCTGGCCCGCAACCGCAGCAAACCAGGCCGCGACGAGCAACTCGACACCTGGGTGCTGCACGCCACCTCCAACTGGAGCAAGCAGCACATCGACCTGCCCAAGGAGGAAGTGATCGAGCAACTGTGGGGAGCATTCGCCGAACTGGTTGGCTGCGTGGTGCCCGCGCCCACCTTCGCCCTCGCCCACCGCTGGCTGTACGCCCGCCCTGCGGTCAACCACGAATGGGGCACACTGGCCGATGCCGACCTGGGCCTGTACGCCTGTGGCGACTGGTGCCTGTCCGGGCGCGTCGAAGGTGCCTGGCTCAGCGGCCAGGAGGCCGCCAGGCGTCTGCTGGAGCACCTCGAGTAA
- a CDS encoding TIGR01777 family oxidoreductase, with protein sequence MHILLTGGTGLIGQHLCQRWLGEGHRLTVWSRRPEQVAKICGTGVRGVARLDDIAEDDTVDAVINLAGAPIADRPWTAARRTLLWASRVALTEQLLAWLESREQKPSVLVSGSAVGWYGDGGERELTETSAPVKEDFASQLCIAWEETALRAQALGIRVVLVRTGLVLAADGGFLSRLLLPYKLGLGGPLGDGRQWMPWVHIDDQIALIDFLMQHKDASGPYNACAPEPVRNREFAKRLGRTLHRPAFMPMPALLLKAGLGELSTLLLGGQRARPVRLLAAGFTFRFNDLQSALDNLSSRL encoded by the coding sequence ATGCATATATTGCTGACCGGCGGTACCGGCCTTATCGGCCAACACCTGTGCCAACGGTGGCTAGGCGAGGGCCATCGGCTGACGGTCTGGAGCCGCAGGCCGGAACAGGTGGCGAAAATCTGTGGCACTGGAGTGCGTGGCGTCGCGCGGCTGGACGATATCGCCGAGGACGACACAGTGGATGCGGTCATCAACCTGGCCGGTGCGCCCATCGCCGATCGGCCCTGGACTGCGGCGCGGCGCACTCTGCTCTGGGCCAGCCGGGTGGCGCTCACCGAACAGTTGCTGGCCTGGCTGGAGAGTCGTGAGCAGAAGCCGTCGGTGCTGGTTTCAGGCTCTGCGGTGGGTTGGTACGGCGATGGTGGCGAGCGCGAGCTTACGGAGACTTCGGCGCCGGTGAAGGAGGACTTCGCCAGCCAGCTGTGCATCGCCTGGGAGGAGACCGCGCTGCGTGCCCAGGCATTGGGGATCCGCGTGGTGCTGGTGCGTACCGGCCTGGTGCTGGCAGCCGATGGCGGCTTTTTGTCGCGCCTGCTCCTGCCCTACAAACTGGGCCTGGGCGGGCCTCTGGGCGATGGCCGGCAGTGGATGCCTTGGGTGCATATCGACGATCAAATCGCCTTGATTGATTTTCTCATGCAGCACAAGGATGCGAGCGGTCCTTATAATGCCTGCGCGCCGGAGCCGGTGCGCAATCGGGAGTTCGCCAAGCGTCTGGGCCGTACCTTGCATCGCCCGGCGTTCATGCCGATGCCGGCCCTGCTGCTCAAGGCCGGGCTTGGTGAATTGTCGACCCTGCTGCTCGGTGGCCAGCGCGCCCGTCCGGTGCGCTTGCTGGCGGCAGGTTTCACGTTCCGCTTCAACGATCTGCAATCGGCCCTGGACAACCTGTCCAGCCGCCTCTGA
- the hemH gene encoding ferrochelatase codes for MTDHALLLVNLGSPASTSVADVRRYLNQFLMDPYVIDLPWPVRRLLVSLILIKRPEQSAHAYGSIWWDEGSPLVVLTRRLRQAMLEHWPHGPVEIAMRYGEPALPDVLERLATQGVRKVTLAPLYPQFADSTVTTVVELAKQTIAERRLPLQTRVLQPFYEHPDYIEALAASARPYLEQDYDHLLLSFHGLPERHLKKLDPTGNHDFQAADCCKDASAEMRAVCYRGQCLATARAFATKMGIPDGKWSVSFQSRLGRAKWIEPYTETRLDELGKAGVKKLLVMCPAFVADCIETLEEIGMRGSEQFIEAGGKELVLVPCLNDHPEWVRVLAGMCEKA; via the coding sequence ATGACCGATCACGCTCTGCTGTTGGTCAACCTGGGCTCGCCGGCCTCCACCTCGGTGGCCGACGTGCGCCGTTACCTCAACCAATTCCTCATGGACCCGTATGTGATCGATCTGCCTTGGCCGGTGCGGCGGTTGCTGGTGTCGCTGATCCTGATCAAGCGGCCGGAGCAGTCGGCCCATGCCTACGGGTCGATCTGGTGGGATGAAGGTTCACCCTTGGTGGTGCTGACCCGCCGCCTGCGCCAGGCGATGCTCGAGCATTGGCCCCATGGCCCGGTGGAGATCGCCATGCGCTATGGCGAGCCGGCACTGCCTGACGTGCTCGAGCGCCTGGCCACGCAAGGTGTGCGCAAGGTGACGTTGGCACCGCTTTATCCACAGTTCGCCGACAGTACCGTGACCACGGTGGTGGAGCTGGCGAAGCAGACCATCGCCGAGCGCCGGCTGCCCTTGCAGACTCGCGTGCTCCAGCCGTTCTACGAGCATCCCGACTATATCGAGGCATTGGCCGCCAGTGCCCGCCCGTACCTGGAGCAGGACTACGATCACCTGCTGCTTAGCTTCCATGGTTTGCCCGAGCGGCACCTGAAAAAGCTCGACCCCACCGGCAACCATGACTTCCAGGCGGCCGACTGCTGCAAGGACGCCAGCGCCGAGATGCGCGCGGTGTGCTATCGCGGCCAGTGCCTGGCCACAGCCAGGGCGTTCGCTACGAAGATGGGCATACCCGACGGCAAGTGGTCGGTGTCGTTCCAATCGCGTCTGGGTCGGGCCAAGTGGATCGAGCCCTATACCGAAACGCGGCTTGATGAGCTGGGCAAGGCGGGAGTGAAGAAGTTGCTGGTGATGTGCCCGGCGTTTGTCGCCGACTGCATCGAGACACTGGAAGAGATCGGCATGCGCGGCAGCGAGCAGTTCATCGAGGCCGGCGGCAAGGAACTGGTGCTGGTGCCGTGCCTGAACGATCACCCGGAGTGGGTGAGGGTACTGGCGGGGATGTGCGAAAAGGCCTGA
- a CDS encoding uracil-xanthine permease family protein, whose product MQDGFNDPLWRQVVSGAQMLFVAFGALVLMPLITGLDPNVALFTAGIGTLLFQLVTGRQVPVFLASSFAFITPIILAKGQFGLAETMGGVMAAGFVYTFMGLMVKIKGTGFIDRMLPPVVIGPVIISIGLAMAPIAANMAMGKGGDGAALMPYKTAMLISMPALLTTLIVAVFGKGIFRLVPIIAGVLVGFALSFAFGVVDTAKIAAAPWLEVPNFTAPAFNWQAILFIVPVALAPAIEHIGGVIAVGSVTGRDYLKKPGLHRTLLGDGLATTAAGLFGGPPNTTYAEVTGAVMLTKNYNPKIMTWAAVFAITLAFIGKFGALLQSIPVPVMGGILCLLFGSIAAVGMNTMIRHKIDLAEARNLVIVSVTLVFGIGGVLIGSGDGPDDWGLKGIALCAVVAIALNLILPGNDGWKNKKLDDQLP is encoded by the coding sequence ATGCAGGACGGCTTCAACGACCCGCTCTGGCGCCAGGTCGTTTCGGGCGCGCAGATGCTCTTCGTGGCATTCGGCGCGCTGGTGCTGATGCCGCTGATCACCGGCCTCGACCCCAACGTGGCACTGTTCACCGCCGGTATCGGCACCCTGCTGTTCCAGCTGGTCACGGGCCGTCAAGTCCCGGTTTTCCTGGCTTCGAGCTTCGCCTTCATTACCCCGATCATCCTCGCCAAGGGCCAGTTCGGCCTGGCCGAGACCATGGGCGGCGTCATGGCTGCAGGCTTCGTGTACACCTTCATGGGCCTGATGGTGAAGATCAAGGGCACCGGCTTCATCGACCGCATGCTGCCGCCGGTAGTGATCGGGCCGGTGATCATCTCCATCGGCCTGGCCATGGCGCCGATCGCCGCCAACATGGCGATGGGCAAAGGTGGCGACGGCGCTGCGCTGATGCCGTACAAGACCGCCATGCTGATCTCCATGCCGGCCCTGTTGACCACGCTGATCGTTGCGGTGTTCGGCAAGGGCATCTTCCGCCTGGTGCCGATCATTGCCGGTGTGCTCGTCGGCTTCGCCCTGTCGTTCGCCTTCGGCGTGGTCGACACCGCCAAGATCGCCGCGGCACCATGGCTGGAAGTGCCGAATTTCACCGCGCCAGCGTTCAACTGGCAGGCGATCCTGTTCATCGTACCGGTGGCCCTGGCCCCGGCGATCGAGCACATCGGCGGCGTGATCGCCGTGGGCAGCGTGACCGGTCGGGACTACCTCAAGAAGCCGGGCCTGCACCGCACCCTGCTCGGTGATGGCCTGGCCACCACCGCGGCCGGCCTGTTCGGTGGTCCGCCCAACACCACCTACGCCGAAGTGACCGGCGCGGTGATGCTGACCAAGAACTACAACCCGAAGATCATGACCTGGGCGGCGGTATTCGCCATCACCCTGGCCTTCATCGGCAAGTTCGGCGCATTGCTGCAGAGCATTCCGGTACCGGTGATGGGCGGCATTCTCTGCCTGCTGTTCGGTTCGATCGCCGCGGTGGGCATGAACACCATGATCCGCCACAAGATCGACCTGGCCGAAGCCCGCAACCTGGTGATCGTCTCGGTGACTCTGGTGTTCGGTATCGGCGGCGTGCTGATCGGTAGCGGTGACGGCCCGGACGACTGGGGCCTGAAGGGCATCGCTCTGTGCGCCGTGGTGGCCATTGCCCTGAACCTGATCCTGCCGGGCAATGATGGCTGGAAGAACAAGAAGCTGGATGATCAGTTGCCCTGA